One Kallotenue papyrolyticum genomic window carries:
- a CDS encoding peptidase C39 family protein, translated as MLQGERPAEPQLQLHTTPADFGAGRCRGVRLTGEGPAARLVLDARRLRPHHDGGGRAWRGVYVSPIWTAPAFDQLIISWNADTPPGTWLRIDARAGRASARRWTRWYALALWSADNATLQRRSLPDQRDRHGAVATDTLLLAAGGYTRYQYRLTLWTNDPASTPAVRRIAVLTDDSRVPPGAAPQPAGLAWGRDLPVPPRSQMPYPQGHGWCSPTSTAMVLAYWGHHVPVPEAAAATFDHTYGGTGNWSFNTAWAATFGLCAYVTRLRSLADLEAWIAARVPVIISIAVRDGELPGAPYRHSDGHLLVVRGFTTEGDVIANDPAFPDDAAVRVVYPRTALERAWLGHSRGTCYLIYPADHPPPAAPR; from the coding sequence ATGTTGCAGGGAGAACGCCCCGCCGAGCCGCAGCTCCAGCTCCACACCACGCCGGCGGACTTCGGGGCAGGCCGCTGCCGTGGCGTGCGCCTCACGGGCGAAGGACCCGCAGCGCGCCTCGTGCTCGATGCCCGGCGGTTGCGTCCCCACCACGACGGCGGAGGGCGCGCCTGGCGTGGCGTGTATGTATCGCCGATCTGGACGGCGCCGGCCTTCGACCAGTTGATCATCTCGTGGAACGCCGACACGCCGCCCGGCACCTGGCTGCGCATCGACGCGCGCGCAGGTCGCGCCAGCGCGCGGCGCTGGACGCGCTGGTACGCCCTGGCGCTGTGGAGCGCCGACAACGCCACACTCCAGCGCCGCAGCCTGCCCGACCAGCGCGATCGGCACGGCGCGGTCGCCACCGACACGCTGCTGCTGGCGGCCGGCGGCTACACCCGCTACCAATATCGCCTGACGCTGTGGACCAACGATCCGGCCAGCACGCCCGCGGTGCGCCGCATCGCCGTGCTCACCGACGACTCGCGTGTGCCGCCGGGCGCTGCGCCACAACCCGCCGGCCTGGCCTGGGGCCGTGACCTGCCGGTGCCGCCGCGCTCGCAGATGCCCTATCCCCAGGGCCATGGCTGGTGCTCGCCCACCTCGACCGCGATGGTGCTGGCCTACTGGGGCCACCACGTGCCGGTGCCGGAGGCTGCCGCCGCCACCTTCGATCATACCTACGGCGGCACCGGCAACTGGTCCTTCAATACCGCCTGGGCCGCCACCTTCGGGCTGTGCGCCTATGTCACGCGCCTGCGCTCGCTAGCCGATCTCGAAGCCTGGATCGCCGCGCGCGTGCCGGTGATCATCAGCATCGCCGTGCGCGACGGCGAGCTGCCGGGCGCGCCCTATCGCCATTCGGACGGGCATCTGCTGGTGGTGCGCGGCTTCACCACCGAGGGCGATGTGATCGCCAACGACCCTGCCTTTCCCGATGATGCCGCCGTGCGCGTCGTGTACCCGCGCACCGCGCTGGAACGGGCCTGGCTTGGCCACTCGCGCGGCACATGCTACCTGATCTACCCGGCCGATCACCCGCCACCCGCCGCACCGCGCTGA
- the ptsP gene encoding phosphoenolpyruvate--protein phosphotransferase has translation MMELDQRLIRIGAHPSSKAAAIQQVGELLVAGGYIAPAYIASMLRREEVANTYLGNGIAIPHGLPDDRNLVLRTGIAVLQVPQGVVWQDHERAQLIVGIAARSDEHIEVLRRLTRILGDRALVARLTQTNDPQVIAAALSGTPTPTISPTPSGDEQAPGITVTISHPTGLHARPAGTLAELARRFQAAIRIHYGSRSADAKSLIELLQLGVEHGAQVRISASGPDAEAALAALRDAISSGLGEEEPLVLAGNGAPPAHGWQPRHSTTTIHGISAAPGLALGPTYRHRARRVEVSDQGGDPLSESERLQAALNAAAAELEQLYAETKTRLGSSKAAIFLAHREFLNDSGLLQEVARAIFAGHSAAWAWHQAIQSRVSQLQKLDDPVLAGRAVDLSDVGQRVLRHLVGAAYDPGPTPATPVILLAEDLTPSDTAMLDPDTILGLCTARGGPTSHTAIIARSLGIPAMVGAGASLLDLPDGTPVVLDGDSGALYVAPAASDLEAARQWQARLRQQQAAASATRHAPAVTLDGVHIEVAANVNRPADAVAALEAGAEAIGLLRTEFLFLERSQPPSEDEQFAVYRDVVQAMQGRPVIIRTLDIGGDKSVAYLDLPHEDNTFLGIRGIRLCLQRPELFIPQLRAIYRAAAYGPVRIMFPMIATLEEWHTARALAEQVRTQLEAPRVELGIMVEVPSAALLADHFATEVDFFSIGTNDLTQYTLAMDRLHPELARQADALHPAVLRLMARTVEAARAHSRWVSVCGGVAGDPRGALILAGLGVRELSVSPPAIAEVKAALRAQRMDELQALAQRALTCRSAAEVRRL, from the coding sequence GTGATGGAGCTCGATCAGCGTCTGATCCGCATCGGCGCGCATCCGTCCAGCAAAGCGGCAGCTATTCAGCAAGTCGGGGAGCTACTGGTGGCAGGCGGGTATATCGCCCCGGCCTACATCGCCAGCATGCTACGTCGTGAAGAGGTAGCCAATACCTATCTCGGCAACGGCATCGCCATCCCGCATGGCCTGCCCGATGACCGCAACCTGGTGCTACGTACCGGCATTGCCGTGTTGCAGGTTCCTCAGGGCGTAGTGTGGCAGGATCACGAGCGTGCGCAGTTGATTGTCGGCATCGCCGCACGCTCCGACGAACACATCGAGGTGCTACGGCGATTGACACGTATACTGGGCGATCGCGCGCTGGTCGCGCGGCTGACACAGACCAACGACCCCCAGGTGATCGCCGCCGCACTGAGCGGCACGCCTACCCCAACGATCAGCCCGACACCCTCCGGCGATGAACAGGCGCCGGGCATAACTGTCACCATCAGCCATCCCACCGGGCTACATGCCCGCCCTGCCGGTACGCTGGCTGAGCTGGCGCGGCGCTTCCAGGCTGCGATCCGCATCCACTACGGATCGCGCAGCGCCGACGCCAAAAGCCTGATCGAGCTGCTGCAGCTGGGCGTGGAGCATGGCGCGCAGGTGCGCATCAGCGCCAGTGGCCCCGATGCGGAAGCGGCGCTTGCCGCGCTGCGTGACGCGATCAGCAGCGGACTGGGCGAGGAAGAGCCCCTCGTACTGGCCGGCAACGGCGCGCCGCCGGCGCACGGCTGGCAGCCCCGCCATAGCACCACCACCATCCACGGGATCAGCGCCGCGCCCGGCCTCGCGCTAGGGCCGACCTACCGCCATCGCGCGCGGCGGGTGGAGGTCAGCGATCAGGGAGGCGATCCACTCAGCGAGAGTGAGCGTTTGCAGGCAGCGCTCAACGCCGCCGCCGCCGAACTCGAGCAACTCTACGCCGAGACCAAGACGCGACTGGGCTCGTCCAAAGCCGCTATCTTTCTGGCGCATCGTGAATTCCTCAACGACAGCGGCTTGCTACAGGAGGTGGCCCGCGCGATCTTCGCCGGTCATAGCGCTGCCTGGGCCTGGCATCAGGCCATTCAGTCGCGCGTGTCCCAGCTGCAGAAGCTCGACGACCCGGTACTGGCCGGACGCGCGGTTGATCTGAGCGACGTCGGGCAGCGCGTGCTGCGCCATCTGGTCGGCGCGGCGTACGATCCGGGGCCAACCCCGGCTACGCCGGTGATTCTGCTGGCCGAGGACCTGACACCCTCGGATACAGCCATGCTCGATCCCGATACGATCCTTGGTCTGTGCACCGCACGCGGCGGTCCTACATCGCACACAGCGATCATTGCGCGCTCGCTGGGTATTCCCGCCATGGTCGGCGCGGGCGCGTCCCTGCTCGACCTGCCCGACGGCACGCCGGTGGTGCTGGATGGTGACAGCGGCGCGCTCTACGTCGCGCCGGCGGCCTCCGACCTGGAGGCGGCGCGCCAATGGCAGGCCCGGCTGCGTCAGCAACAGGCCGCAGCATCAGCGACGCGTCATGCGCCGGCAGTAACGTTGGATGGCGTGCACATCGAGGTCGCCGCCAACGTAAACCGCCCCGCGGATGCCGTGGCTGCCCTGGAAGCCGGCGCCGAAGCGATCGGGTTACTGCGTACCGAGTTTCTATTCCTGGAGCGTAGCCAGCCGCCAAGCGAGGACGAGCAGTTCGCCGTCTATCGCGACGTAGTGCAGGCCATGCAGGGCCGCCCGGTGATCATCCGCACGCTCGACATTGGTGGCGATAAGAGCGTTGCCTACCTGGATCTGCCCCACGAAGACAACACCTTCCTGGGCATACGCGGCATTCGCCTGTGCCTGCAACGGCCCGAACTGTTCATCCCGCAACTGCGCGCGATCTACCGCGCCGCGGCCTACGGACCGGTGCGCATTATGTTCCCGATGATCGCCACGCTGGAAGAGTGGCACACCGCCCGCGCCTTGGCCGAGCAGGTACGCACCCAGCTCGAAGCGCCGCGCGTGGAGCTCGGGATCATGGTTGAAGTACCGTCGGCGGCGCTGCTGGCCGACCACTTCGCTACCGAGGTCGATTTCTTCTCGATCGGCACCAACGATCTGACTCAATATACGCTGGCCATGGATCGGCTCCATCCCGAGCTGGCGCGCCAGGCCGACGCGCTCCATCCAGCCGTGCTGCGCCTGATGGCGCGCACGGTCGAGGCCGCGCGCGCGCATAGCCGCTGGGTCAGCGTCTGCGGCGGCGTGGCCGGCGATCCACGCGGCGCGCTGATCCTGGCCGGACTGGGGGTGCGCGAATTGAGCGTCAGTCCACCGGCGATCGCCGAGGTCAAAGCCGCTCTGCGCGCGCAGCGCATGGACGAGCTGCAGGCGCTGGCGCAGCGCGCGCTCACGTGCCGCAGCGCGGCGGAGGTACGCCGGCTATGA
- a CDS encoding LacI family DNA-binding transcriptional regulator produces the protein MATIRDVAQRAGVSTATVSRVLANHPHVRPDVRARVLEAVRALEYQPNQAARTLRSQQSNTIALIVSDIRNPFFTAISRAVEDTAYLHGYRVLLCNTDEDPTKEELYLDLMRAERVAGVILSPTRRSSTQREPLALDFPLVAIDRPLRNGAVDAVLLDNVAAARALTEHLLEQGYTRIGGIFGESSTTGRERRRGYEEALRAAGHTPAGDLVRVVAPRTEAGQRAALELLRLNQPPDALVTSNSLLLAGALQAIRACSLRLPQQIGLVGFDDTDWAALVEPAITVLAQPTDEIGRTATELLLQRIAEPERPARTVILQGQLRVRGSSLRRG, from the coding sequence ATGGCGACCATTCGAGATGTCGCGCAGCGGGCCGGTGTATCAACCGCAACGGTATCGCGGGTGCTTGCCAACCATCCACACGTACGACCCGATGTGCGCGCGCGCGTGCTGGAAGCGGTGCGCGCGCTCGAGTACCAGCCCAATCAGGCGGCGCGCACCCTGCGTTCGCAGCAATCCAACACCATTGCGCTGATCGTCTCCGATATTCGCAACCCGTTTTTTACGGCGATCAGTCGCGCTGTGGAAGACACCGCCTACCTGCATGGCTACCGGGTGCTGCTCTGCAACACAGATGAAGACCCGACCAAGGAAGAACTGTACCTCGATCTGATGCGGGCCGAGCGTGTCGCGGGTGTCATTCTTTCGCCGACACGCCGCAGCAGCACGCAGCGCGAGCCGTTGGCTCTGGATTTTCCACTGGTCGCCATTGATCGCCCGTTGCGCAATGGGGCGGTAGATGCAGTGCTGCTCGACAATGTCGCAGCGGCGCGCGCGCTCACTGAACATCTGCTGGAGCAGGGCTACACGCGCATCGGCGGAATCTTCGGCGAGTCGAGCACAACCGGTCGCGAACGACGGCGCGGCTACGAAGAGGCGCTGCGCGCTGCGGGCCATACGCCTGCCGGGGATCTGGTGCGGGTGGTTGCGCCGCGCACCGAGGCGGGCCAGCGCGCCGCCCTAGAGCTATTGCGGCTGAATCAGCCGCCCGACGCGCTGGTGACCAGCAATAGTTTGTTGCTGGCCGGCGCGCTGCAGGCCATTCGCGCCTGTAGCCTGCGTTTGCCGCAGCAGATCGGGCTGGTAGGCTTCGACGATACCGATTGGGCGGCGCTAGTCGAACCGGCAATCACGGTGTTGGCCCAGCCGACCGATGAGATTGGTCGCACAGCGACGGAGCTGTTGCTGCAACGCATCGCCGAGCCGGAGCGTCCGGCGCGCACGGTGATCCTGCAGGGGCAGCTGCGCGTACGCGGTTCGAGTCTGCGCCGTGGCTGA
- a CDS encoding glycogen debranching N-terminal domain-containing protein produces the protein MQIRVGPPVLVINHGSTFMVSELNSRIDRDALLGIFADDTRYLSYYATYANGEPWILLSSSATAYYASRIYLTNPEVPTEEGIIPRGTLSFVISRTVHDSIHEDLDVTNHGTHPVRFNLELTLRCDFADIFEVETGHFIRRGRIETVWHPHSNVLRTTYRNGTFQRSLAYQARNYDSPPRYANGRITYDVALNPGERWHACGFYILHDNHRTYFPVTACYETALSHDLDEEQRVWRETVTQLTTSNEEVYRFYRQSIEDLGALRLYEHDMAPDLWLPAAGVPKFVTIFGRDSLIVSLQTMLAHARFARGTLMKLAQYQASVLDPERDAQPGKIMHEIRFGELAHLRQIPHTPYYGTADATPLFLITLHETWQWLGDERLLRQYREHALRALEWIERYGDLDGDGFQEYLRQAPRGLDNQGWKDSSDAVVYPDGRRVPPPIALVELQGYVFDAYLRMAEAFAALGHTAEARDLRTRAAALQQRFEAHFWCDDLDYYAFALDRDKQPVKTVTSNPGHCLWSGIVRPERAQRVVQRLMSPTMWTGWGLRTLSAEHTAYNPFSYHRGSIWPHDNALIALGLWRYGFRAEAARIARGISEAASHFASYRIPELYAGIEQRPGSFPVQYLGANVPQAWAAGSIFMLLQAILGVRADAPNGRLYVDPALPDWLPDITLRGLAVGGARLDLICWREGDTSRWEATLQSGTIEVLHQPWQPWHLAQPTQADAAEASRP, from the coding sequence ATGCAGATCCGTGTCGGTCCACCGGTGCTGGTGATCAACCACGGCAGCACCTTCATGGTCAGCGAACTCAATAGCCGCATCGACCGCGACGCACTGCTGGGCATCTTTGCCGATGACACCCGTTATCTAAGCTACTACGCCACCTATGCCAATGGCGAGCCCTGGATCCTGCTGTCGAGCAGCGCCACGGCCTACTACGCCAGCCGCATCTACCTGACCAATCCAGAGGTGCCGACCGAGGAGGGCATCATTCCGCGCGGCACGCTCAGCTTCGTCATCAGCCGCACCGTGCACGACAGTATCCATGAAGACCTGGATGTCACTAACCACGGCACGCACCCGGTGCGCTTCAACCTGGAGCTGACGCTGCGCTGCGACTTCGCCGACATCTTTGAAGTCGAGACTGGACATTTCATCCGACGCGGACGCATCGAAACCGTCTGGCACCCGCACAGCAACGTGCTGCGCACCACCTATCGCAACGGTACATTCCAGCGCAGCCTGGCCTACCAGGCGCGCAACTACGACTCACCGCCACGCTACGCCAACGGACGCATCACCTACGATGTCGCGCTCAATCCTGGCGAGCGCTGGCATGCCTGCGGCTTCTACATCCTGCACGACAACCACCGTACTTATTTCCCGGTCACGGCCTGCTACGAAACCGCGCTCAGCCATGATCTGGACGAGGAACAGCGCGTCTGGCGCGAGACGGTCACGCAGCTCACCACCTCCAACGAGGAGGTGTATCGCTTCTACCGCCAATCGATCGAAGACCTGGGCGCGCTGCGCCTCTACGAGCACGATATGGCGCCCGACCTGTGGCTGCCGGCAGCGGGCGTGCCTAAATTCGTCACGATTTTCGGACGCGATTCGCTGATCGTCAGCTTGCAAACCATGCTGGCCCATGCGCGCTTTGCGCGGGGCACGCTGATGAAGCTGGCGCAGTACCAGGCCAGCGTGCTCGATCCGGAGCGCGATGCGCAACCCGGCAAGATCATGCACGAGATCCGCTTCGGCGAGCTGGCCCATCTGCGTCAGATTCCGCACACGCCCTACTACGGCACCGCCGACGCCACGCCCTTGTTTCTGATTACGCTGCACGAGACCTGGCAATGGCTTGGCGACGAGCGGCTGCTGCGCCAGTATCGCGAGCATGCGCTGCGGGCGCTGGAGTGGATCGAACGCTACGGCGACCTGGACGGCGACGGCTTCCAGGAATACCTACGCCAGGCGCCGCGCGGCCTGGACAACCAGGGCTGGAAAGACTCCAGCGACGCCGTGGTCTACCCCGACGGCCGGCGCGTTCCACCACCGATCGCGCTGGTTGAGCTGCAGGGCTACGTCTTCGATGCCTATCTGCGCATGGCCGAGGCGTTTGCCGCCCTGGGCCACACCGCCGAGGCGCGCGACCTGCGCACGCGCGCTGCGGCGCTGCAGCAGCGCTTCGAGGCACACTTCTGGTGCGATGATCTCGACTACTATGCCTTTGCCCTCGACCGCGACAAGCAGCCGGTCAAGACCGTCACCAGCAATCCCGGACACTGCTTGTGGAGCGGCATCGTCCGGCCGGAGCGCGCGCAGCGGGTAGTGCAGCGCCTGATGTCGCCGACGATGTGGACCGGCTGGGGCCTGCGTACCCTGTCGGCCGAACATACCGCCTACAACCCCTTCTCCTACCACCGCGGCTCGATCTGGCCCCACGACAACGCGCTGATCGCGTTGGGGCTGTGGCGCTACGGCTTCCGCGCCGAAGCCGCACGCATTGCGCGGGGCATCTCGGAAGCCGCCAGCCACTTCGCCAGCTACCGCATCCCGGAGTTGTACGCCGGTATCGAGCAGCGACCGGGCAGCTTTCCGGTACAGTACCTGGGCGCCAACGTACCGCAGGCCTGGGCTGCCGGCTCGATCTTCATGCTGCTACAGGCGATCCTGGGCGTGCGCGCCGATGCACCGAACGGCAGGCTCTACGTCGATCCCGCGCTGCCGGACTGGCTCCCCGACATTACGCTCCGCGGCCTGGCGGTTGGCGGCGCGCGTCTCGATCTGATATGCTGGCGTGAGGGCGACACGTCGCGCTGGGAGGCCACGCTGCAGAGCGGCACGATCGAGGTGCTGCACCAGCCATGGCAGCCCTGGCACCTGGCGCAACCAACCCAAGCCGACGCAGCCGAAGCGTCGCGGCCCTGA
- a CDS encoding glycoside hydrolase family 15 protein, which yields MSYQPINRHSLIGDLHTAALIDDAGRLVWLPWPRFDSPSLFAAILDDARGGDWLLAPRAVQRRRQRYDDESAILLTQFETEGGRAELRDWMTPWNGQAPTHDLCRVLRCTSGSVEVEGRFAPRPDYAREEPQLSQDQHGITFRAHRLRFTLISNRPWQIEGSTATLRTTLRAGEELRCLLISDTPAPIDAIERKLAQTRNFWEQWIADCHYDGLWPQMVRRSAITLKLLTYAPSGAIVAAPTTSLPEWIGGQRNWDYRYTWLRDAALTLAALYSVGYDGAARNFFAWLHERARQYHPPLQIMYGIGGEDRLDEQELPHLEGYRGSRPVRIGNGAYRQRQLDVYGGLVEAAYVIESNLDILSPTQWNELREEIDYVCDHWHEPDHGIWELRQNPQHYSYSRLMCWVAVDRGIKIAEMEGWPYDQARWTRTRDAIRADLLERGWNAQRGAFTMTYGEPHLDASLLVLPAVGFLPPDDPRVVATIEAIDRELGHGPLVYRYRYDDGLGSPEGAFLLCSFWMVDALVMLGRLDQAVERFEALLRYASPTGLLSEEVDPASGTALGNYPQAFSHIGLINSATRLTQALRAREGNKSVDGTLRQ from the coding sequence ATGAGCTACCAACCGATCAACCGCCATAGCCTGATCGGCGACCTACACACCGCGGCGCTGATCGACGACGCCGGACGCCTGGTGTGGCTGCCCTGGCCACGCTTCGATTCGCCCAGCCTGTTCGCGGCGATCCTGGACGACGCGCGCGGCGGCGATTGGCTGCTCGCGCCGCGTGCCGTCCAGCGCCGGCGCCAGCGCTACGATGACGAGTCGGCGATCCTGCTGACGCAGTTCGAAACCGAAGGCGGACGCGCCGAGCTGCGCGACTGGATGACGCCCTGGAACGGGCAGGCGCCGACTCACGATCTGTGTCGCGTGCTGCGCTGCACCAGCGGCAGCGTCGAGGTCGAGGGCCGCTTCGCACCGCGGCCCGACTATGCGCGCGAGGAACCGCAGCTCAGCCAGGACCAGCACGGCATCACCTTTCGCGCCCATCGCCTGCGCTTCACGCTGATCAGCAATCGGCCCTGGCAGATCGAGGGCTCGACCGCCACACTGCGCACTACCCTGCGAGCCGGCGAGGAGCTGCGCTGCCTGTTGATCTCGGACACGCCCGCGCCGATCGACGCCATTGAGCGCAAACTGGCACAGACGCGCAACTTCTGGGAACAATGGATCGCCGATTGCCACTACGATGGGCTTTGGCCGCAGATGGTGCGCCGTTCGGCAATCACCCTCAAGCTGTTGACCTACGCACCCAGCGGGGCGATCGTCGCCGCGCCGACCACCTCGCTGCCGGAATGGATCGGCGGCCAGCGCAACTGGGATTACCGCTACACCTGGCTGCGCGATGCGGCGCTGACCCTGGCCGCGCTCTACAGCGTCGGCTACGACGGCGCAGCGCGCAACTTCTTCGCCTGGTTGCACGAGCGCGCGCGCCAGTATCACCCGCCGCTGCAGATCATGTATGGCATCGGCGGCGAGGATCGCCTCGACGAGCAGGAATTGCCCCATCTGGAGGGGTATCGCGGCTCGCGACCGGTGCGCATCGGCAACGGCGCGTATCGCCAGCGCCAATTGGATGTGTACGGCGGATTGGTTGAGGCAGCCTATGTCATCGAAAGCAATCTCGATATCCTGAGTCCGACGCAGTGGAATGAGCTGCGCGAAGAGATCGACTACGTCTGCGATCACTGGCACGAGCCCGACCATGGCATCTGGGAGCTGCGCCAGAACCCACAGCACTATAGCTACTCGCGGCTGATGTGCTGGGTAGCCGTCGATCGCGGCATCAAGATCGCCGAAATGGAAGGCTGGCCCTACGATCAGGCGCGCTGGACGCGGACGCGCGATGCGATCCGCGCCGACCTGCTGGAACGGGGCTGGAACGCCCAGCGCGGCGCCTTTACCATGACCTACGGCGAGCCGCACCTGGACGCCAGTCTGCTGGTGTTGCCCGCCGTTGGGTTTTTGCCGCCCGACGATCCGCGCGTCGTTGCGACGATCGAGGCCATCGATCGCGAGCTGGGCCATGGCCCGCTAGTGTACCGCTACCGCTATGACGATGGGCTGGGCAGTCCCGAAGGCGCATTTTTGCTTTGCTCGTTCTGGATGGTAGATGCACTTGTCATGCTGGGTCGACTAGATCAGGCCGTCGAACGCTTCGAGGCCCTGCTGCGCTACGCCAGTCCGACCGGTCTGCTGTCAGAGGAGGTCGATCCCGCCAGCGGCACGGCGCTGGGCAACTACCCCCAGGCCTTCAGCCATATCGGGCTGATCAACAGCGCCACGCGGCTGACGCAGGCGCTGCGCGCGCGCGAAGGGAACAAGAGCGTTGATGGAACGCTGCGTCAGTGA
- a CDS encoding ABC transporter ATP-binding protein: MSNSEFTVADAHQYPTQSPVRWIVAHLLRYPWLLVGLLLAALAEAGLYALTPVLVGRAFTLLSAAAQPAQALSAGLATIALLIVGQRVLHSGAALAYAYAGEMLAKRFERDARDELVRSLLGKSQTFHNRQQVGDIMARATGDVRQLSSMVQPGLSLIFQAFLNLAAPLVAIAGLEARLLVAPLLFTLAFLWALRRYTRALNPVAAAARMRYGLMNARLAETISGIEVVKAYAQEDAAQASFLRDATAVRDLAVREGEIRARYLPLLLFGLMFGAAFAHALLLYRQGAIPIGTVVAYMGLLGVLRFPTFISIWAFALVQMGVAGARRILELITAETELDENAGGIVKPMEGAIRFEQVSFGYAPTGGEHTTAAGKPGVVAAGSGGRSGMLDPSLAILEDISFEARPGETIAIVGQTGSGKSTLTKLVNRIYDPTAGRVLIDGIDARDWNLQSLRSQISTIEQDVFLFSRSIADNIAFGAPPGTTRAQIEQAAREAQAHEFIMQLPEGYDTVIGERGVTLSGGQRQRLAIARAFLTDPRILILDDSTSAIDSATEDQIQRAMRRIMQGRTTLLITHRLSQIRWADRILVLRRGRLVAQGTHEELLRTSEAYRRIFARVADETAREERPA; encoded by the coding sequence GTGTCGAACAGTGAGTTTACGGTTGCCGATGCGCATCAATACCCCACGCAGTCGCCGGTGCGCTGGATCGTGGCGCACCTGTTACGCTATCCCTGGCTGCTGGTCGGCCTGCTCCTGGCGGCGCTGGCCGAGGCCGGCCTCTATGCGCTCACACCGGTGCTGGTCGGGCGCGCCTTTACGCTGCTCAGCGCTGCGGCGCAGCCGGCGCAGGCGCTGAGCGCCGGCCTGGCGACGATCGCGCTGCTGATCGTCGGACAGCGTGTGCTGCACAGCGGCGCGGCGCTGGCCTATGCCTATGCCGGTGAGATGTTGGCCAAACGCTTCGAGCGTGACGCGCGCGACGAGCTGGTGCGCAGCCTGCTGGGGAAATCGCAGACCTTTCACAACCGGCAGCAGGTGGGCGACATCATGGCGCGCGCGACAGGCGACGTCCGGCAGCTCAGCTCAATGGTCCAGCCGGGTTTGAGCCTGATCTTTCAGGCCTTTCTCAACCTAGCCGCGCCGCTGGTGGCGATCGCCGGCCTGGAGGCGCGCCTGCTGGTCGCGCCGTTGCTCTTCACGCTGGCCTTTCTCTGGGCCCTGCGGCGCTACACGCGCGCGCTCAACCCGGTGGCCGCCGCCGCGCGCATGCGCTATGGTCTGATGAACGCGCGGCTGGCCGAGACGATCTCCGGCATCGAGGTGGTCAAAGCCTATGCCCAGGAAGACGCGGCGCAGGCCAGCTTTCTGCGCGATGCCACGGCCGTGCGCGATCTGGCGGTGCGCGAGGGCGAGATCCGCGCGCGCTACCTGCCGCTGTTGTTATTCGGCCTGATGTTCGGCGCCGCCTTCGCACACGCGCTGCTGCTCTACCGCCAGGGCGCGATTCCGATCGGTACGGTGGTGGCCTACATGGGCCTGCTGGGCGTGTTGCGCTTCCCAACCTTTATCTCGATCTGGGCCTTTGCCTTGGTGCAGATGGGGGTGGCCGGCGCGCGGCGCATCCTGGAGCTGATCACCGCCGAGACCGAGCTGGACGAGAATGCGGGTGGTATTGTCAAGCCGATGGAGGGCGCGATCCGCTTCGAGCAGGTCTCCTTCGGCTACGCTCCAACGGGGGGCGAGCACACGACGGCGGCCGGGAAACCAGGAGTGGTGGCGGCGGGGAGCGGGGGCAGGAGCGGCATGCTTGATCCATCGCTGGCAATCCTTGAAGACATCAGCTTCGAAGCCAGGCCCGGCGAGACGATCGCCATCGTCGGGCAGACCGGTTCGGGCAAGTCCACGCTCACCAAGCTGGTCAACCGCATCTACGATCCCACCGCGGGCCGCGTGCTGATCGATGGTATCGATGCGCGCGACTGGAACCTGCAAAGTCTGCGTTCGCAGATCTCGACGATCGAGCAAGATGTGTTTCTGTTCTCGCGCTCCATCGCCGACAACATCGCCTTTGGCGCGCCGCCCGGCACGACGCGCGCACAGATCGAGCAGGCGGCCCGTGAAGCGCAGGCGCACGAGTTCATCATGCAGTTGCCCGAGGGCTACGATACGGTGATCGGCGAGCGCGGCGTGACGCTCTCCGGCGGCCAGCGTCAGCGGCTGGCGATTGCGCGCGCCTTTCTGACCGATCCGCGCATCCTGATCCTGGACGACTCAACCAGCGCGATCGACAGCGCGACCGAGGATCAGATCCAGCGCGCGATGCGCCGCATCATGCAGGGCCGTACCACGCTGCTGATCACGCATCGCCTGTCGCAGATCCGCTGGGCCGACCGCATCCTGGTGTTGCGGCGTGGGCGGTTGGTGGCGCAGGGGACGCACGAAGAGTTGCTGCGCACCAGCGAGGCCTATCGGCGCATCTTTGCGCGCGTGGCGGATGAGACGGCGCGCGAGGAGCGACCGGCCTGA
- a CDS encoding MgtC/SapB family protein, with protein sequence MDALWDTWLAGLQQARWDLALRIMVAALLGGIIGLEREWTGHPAGLRTNILVAVGSCLFTSLSIEGFPLHGAAQDTARVAAQIVSGIGFLGGGALIQTRNQVRGLTTAATIWLVAAVGMAVGTGLFFLAIFSTLLTVGVLVVLRPVARRLTVRAHRRRQPLDSEE encoded by the coding sequence ATGGACGCGTTGTGGGACACCTGGCTGGCGGGCCTGCAACAGGCGCGCTGGGATCTGGCGCTGCGTATCATGGTCGCAGCGCTACTGGGCGGCATCATCGGCCTAGAGCGCGAGTGGACCGGCCATCCTGCCGGCCTGCGCACCAATATCCTGGTGGCGGTGGGGTCGTGCCTGTTTACCTCGCTCTCGATCGAGGGCTTCCCGCTGCACGGCGCCGCTCAGGACACCGCCCGCGTCGCGGCGCAGATCGTCAGTGGCATCGGCTTTCTGGGCGGCGGCGCGCTGATCCAGACGCGCAACCAGGTGCGAGGACTGACCACCGCCGCGACGATCTGGCTGGTAGCTGCCGTGGGCATGGCCGTGGGCACCGGCCTCTTCTTTCTGGCGATCTTCAGCACGCTGCTGACCGTGGGGGTGCTGGTGGTGCTGCGGCCCGTGGCGCGCCGCCTGACGGTACGCGCGCATCGCCGGCGACAGCCGCTCGATAGCGAAGAATAA